Part of the Gramella sp. Hel_I_59 genome, TCTTTGGATGAGGTGCTGGAGAAGTTCAATATCGCCATTCAGAAATCTAAGTTTATTGTTGGCCAGAATGTTGGTTTTGACCTGAATATCATGGGGGCGGAATTCATCAGAAGAAACTTTGATAATTCCCTTCAGGAAATGCCAGTTCTGGATACCTGTACGGAGAAAACTGCATCGCTTTGTGAGATTCCTGGAGGTCGTGGTGGTAAATTCAAACTACCAACTCTTACCGAGCTTCACGAATTTCTTTTTAATGAACCTTTTGCTGAAGCGCACAACGCTACTGCAGATGTTGAAGCTACTACCCGGTGTTTTTTAGAACTTATCAGGCAAAGGATTTATACGCTGGATGAGCTCGACGTTCCTGCAGGCTATTTTGAAAACTTTTCCGAAGAAAATCCGGTGAGTATAGAGCTTATAGGTCTAAAGCATATTAACTTAAAGAAAGCGTCAGATAGAATTAGAAAAAGGCTGGAAAAACAACAGCCTACAGATGATATCTCCAATGAAGAAATTCAAGAGAATCTCGAAAAGCTGGATGAGATACGCTTTGCACATCTTCATAATCATTCGCAGTTTTCAGTTTTACAATCGACTATAAGTATACCTGATCTGGTTGCTGCAGCCGCTGAAGAGGATATGAGTGCAGTTGCGTTAACAGATCACGCGAACATGATGGGGGCCTTTCACTTCGTAAAGGAAGTGGGGTCTTATAATAAAGGTGTCGCAGATCATAATGCCACGGCAGAAGAGAATGGCGAAGCGCTTAGAAAGCCATTGAAAGCCATATTAGGATGTGAATTCTTTGTTTGTGAGAATCATTTAGATAAGAGTAGAAAAGACAATGGTTATCAGGTCGTGATCCTTGCAAAGAATAAGAAGGGATACCATAACCTCGCAAAAATGTCTTCCAAGGCCTATACCGATGGTTTCTATTATGTACCTCGTATTGACAAGGAAGTAATTAAGGAATACAAAGAGGATCTGATCGTGCTTACTGGTAATCTATACGGTGAAGTTCCCAGTAAGATTCTAAATGTTGGTGAAAAACAGGCTGAAGAAGCTTTGTTATGGTGGAAAGAAGAATTCGGTGAGGATCTTTATATCGAATTGATGCGTCATGACCAGGAGGATGAGAACAGAGTGAATCCCGTGCTTGTGGAATTTTCCAGAAAACATGAGGTAAAACTGATCGCTACCAACAATACCTACTACTGGAAACAGGAAGATGCCAATGCGCACGATATCTTGTTGTGTGTAAAGGATGGTGAAAAGCAGGCCACGCCTATTGGCCGCGGAAGAGGTTATCGTTATGGTTTACCTAATACCGAATATTACTTCAAGTCTGGAAATGAAATGAAGCGGCTTTTCAAGGATCTTCCAGATGCCATTAGTAATATTCAGGAAATTGTAGATAAAATTGAGCCTTTTGAGCTGGCCAGAGATGTTTTACTTCCGGCATTTGAAATTCCTGAAGAATTTCAGAGCGAAGAGGATCTTGTAGATGGAGGGAAAAGAGGTGAAAACGCTTTTCTAAAACATATTACTTTTGAAGGAGCTCGAAAGAGATATCCAGAGATCACTCCAGATATTGAAGAACGACTCAACTTTGAGCTGTCGGTAATTGAAAATACCGGTTATCCAGGTTACTTCCTTATTGTGGAAGATTTTATCAGGGCTGCCCGGGCTATGGGAGTTTCGGTTGGGCCTGGACGGGGATCTGCCGCGGGTTCTGTAGTAGCATATTGTTTGTGGATCACCAATATCGATCCTATCAAGTATGATTTACTTTTTGAGAGATTCCTGAATCCTGATCGTGTGAGTATGCCCGATATTGATATCGACTTTGATGATGAAGGTCGAAGCCGGGTGATGGATTATGTGATCGAAAAATATGGTGCGAACCAAGTGGCGCAGATCATTACCTACGGAACTATGGCGGCAAAATCCTCCATACGGGATACCGCACGGGTGCTGGATCTTCCTCTTATGGACTCAGACAGGATTGCGAAACTAATTCCGAATACTAAGCTAGGGAAACTATTTGCCATGGATGAAAAGACCATCCGGTCTAAATTTCGTGGAGATGAAATTGAAAAAATTAACGAGCTTCTAAATATTGCTGAAGGAGATGATCTGGAAGCAGAGACAGTAAACCAGGCTAGAATCCTAGAAGGCTCAGTTAGAAATACAGGAATACACGCCTGCGGGGTGATCATTACTCCCGGGGATATTACCAATTATGTGCCAGTTTCGGTGGCTAAAGATTCAGATCTTTACGTTACTCAGTTTGATAACTCGGTCGTAGAAAGTGCCGGACTGCTAAAAATGGACTTTTTGGGTCTGAAGACCCTTACCTTGATCAAGGATACGGTGAAGATCGTAAAGGGAAGACATGATATAGACCTTGACCCGGATAGTTTTCCACTTGATGATGAAGAAACCTATAAATTATTCCAGCGAGGAGAAACAGTCGGAATTTTCCAGTATGAATCACCGGGTATGCAAAAACACATGCAGGCATTAAAGCCAACGGTTTTCGATGACCTTATCGCTATGAACGCCTTGTACCGACCGGGACCTATGGAATATATTCCAAGTTTCATTGCAAGGAAGCATGGCGATGAAGAGATCTCCTATGACCTTCCAGAAATGGAAGAATACCTTGAGGAAACTTACGGGATCACAGTGTACCAGGAGCAGGTGATGTTGCTATCGCAAAAGCTGGCAGGATTTAGTAAAGGTGAAGCCGATATGCTGCGTAAAGCGATGGG contains:
- the dnaE gene encoding DNA polymerase III subunit alpha yields the protein MYLIFDTETTGLPKRWDAPLTDSDNWPRCIQIAWQLHDEMGNLIENQDYLIQPEGFDIPYDSERIHGISTDLAREQGISLDEVLEKFNIAIQKSKFIVGQNVGFDLNIMGAEFIRRNFDNSLQEMPVLDTCTEKTASLCEIPGGRGGKFKLPTLTELHEFLFNEPFAEAHNATADVEATTRCFLELIRQRIYTLDELDVPAGYFENFSEENPVSIELIGLKHINLKKASDRIRKRLEKQQPTDDISNEEIQENLEKLDEIRFAHLHNHSQFSVLQSTISIPDLVAAAAEEDMSAVALTDHANMMGAFHFVKEVGSYNKGVADHNATAEENGEALRKPLKAILGCEFFVCENHLDKSRKDNGYQVVILAKNKKGYHNLAKMSSKAYTDGFYYVPRIDKEVIKEYKEDLIVLTGNLYGEVPSKILNVGEKQAEEALLWWKEEFGEDLYIELMRHDQEDENRVNPVLVEFSRKHEVKLIATNNTYYWKQEDANAHDILLCVKDGEKQATPIGRGRGYRYGLPNTEYYFKSGNEMKRLFKDLPDAISNIQEIVDKIEPFELARDVLLPAFEIPEEFQSEEDLVDGGKRGENAFLKHITFEGARKRYPEITPDIEERLNFELSVIENTGYPGYFLIVEDFIRAARAMGVSVGPGRGSAAGSVVAYCLWITNIDPIKYDLLFERFLNPDRVSMPDIDIDFDDEGRSRVMDYVIEKYGANQVAQIITYGTMAAKSSIRDTARVLDLPLMDSDRIAKLIPNTKLGKLFAMDEKTIRSKFRGDEIEKINELLNIAEGDDLEAETVNQARILEGSVRNTGIHACGVIITPGDITNYVPVSVAKDSDLYVTQFDNSVVESAGLLKMDFLGLKTLTLIKDTVKIVKGRHDIDLDPDSFPLDDEETYKLFQRGETVGIFQYESPGMQKHMQALKPTVFDDLIAMNALYRPGPMEYIPSFIARKHGDEEISYDLPEMEEYLEETYGITVYQEQVMLLSQKLAGFSKGEADMLRKAMGKKLVALLAQLKPKFIDGGNAKGHPAEVLEKIWKDWEAFASYAFNKSHSTCYAWIAYQTAYLKAHYPAEYMAAVLSNNMNDIKQVTFFMEECKRMKLNVLGPDVNESYYKFSVNKENAVRFGMGAIKGVGSGAVATIVENRKSKEGPYRSIFDMAKRIDLRSANKKAFENLALAGGFDGFGGTHRAQYFHDDGIGMSFLEKVVKYAQKFQESQNSSQVSLFGEASDVQIPEPEVPPCSEWGTMEKLRREKEVVGIYISGHPLDDFRIEMSYFCNGKLSDCRELESIVNRELTIGCVVVDVQHRVSKNGKGWAIFTVEDYEESYEFKIFGEEYLRMKHFFVPNNFIHLKIFVKEGWTNKDTGKKGEPRIQFRDISLLHDIMDKNAKKLTIQLNVQDLKAEKIDWLNDTFNTHKGECQLQFIVYDMAEQVKLKMPSRKRKVQISQELIEELEKEQFMYKLN